From a region of the Mobula hypostoma chromosome 6, sMobHyp1.1, whole genome shotgun sequence genome:
- the galnt3 gene encoding polypeptide N-acetylgalactosaminyltransferase 3, with protein sequence MPAIRRLLKRRFLHWKLILVALVFVTFLFLMHREVVGSTTQEPWLKEMVVKKDKMLHMMMGAVNNLKDAIPKLQIGAPIREQESSDLKKSCLPGYYTAAELKPFMERPPQDPNAPGAGGKPYLTDNLSPEEQKEKDKGNEKHCFNVFASDRISLRRDLGPDTRPPECIEQKFKRCPSLPTTSVIIVFHNEAWSTLLRTVFSVMHTSPAMFLKEIILVDDASTDDYLKEGLDNYVKPFQIVKVVRQLERKGLITARLLGASVATGEVLTFLDAHCECFNGWLEPLLSRIAENYTAVVSPDISNIDLKTFEVMKPNPYGQNHNRGNFDWSLSFGWEALPNHEKKRRKDETYPIKSPTFAGGLFAISKQYFEHIGAYDDQMEIWGGENIEMSFRVWLCGGQLEILPCSVVGHVFRSKSPHTFPKGTQVIARNLVRLAEVWMDDYKLIFYRRNNQAMQMFKEKTFGDITERLELKQRLQCKNFTWYLKNVYPELFTPEQSPQHFGAIKNEGSQTCLDAGENNAGGKELIMYTCHGLGGNQYFEYTSMHEIRHNIRRELCVHNLDGNAFLQGCAYQNSNNFVPSEQKWELKEMLLINQASKECLSARGEKPSLAPCNPSDQYQRWIFG encoded by the exons atgCCTGCCATTCGAAGGCTTTTGAAACGACGTTTCTTGCATTGGAAACTCATTCTCGTAGCCCTTGTGTTTGTTACGTTTTTATTTCTGATGCATAGGGAAGTAGTTGGGAGCACTACACAAGAGCCATGGTTGAAAGAAATGGTTGTGAAAAAAGACAAAATGCTGCACATGATGATGGGAGCAGTGAACAATTTAAAAGATGCAATTCCAAAATTGCAGATAGGAGCCCCTATCAGAGAGCAAGAGTCTTCAGACCTCAAAAAATCCTGTTTGCCTGGATATTATACAGCAGCAGAACTGAAACCCTTCATGGAGCGACCCCCTCAGGATCCCAATGCCCCTGGAGCTGGAGGGAAACCGTATCTCACTGATAACCTGTCTCCAGAGGAACAGAAGGAAAAAGATAAAGGGAATGAGAAACACTGCTTCAATGTTTTTGCAAGTGACCGAATTTCTTTACGTAGAGATCTTGGACCTGACACACGGCCACCTGA ATGCATTGAACAGAAGTTTAAGAGATGCCCTTCCTTGCCCACTACAAGTGTAATTATAGTGTTCCACAATGAAGCTTGGTCCACGCTGCTCAGGACTGTTTTCAGTGTAATGCATACCTCGCCTGCTATGTTTTTAAAAGAGATAATTCTGGTTGATGATGCAAGTACAGATG ATTACTTAAAGGAAGGGTTAGATAACTACGTGAAGCCATTCCAAATAGTTAAAGTGGTTCGtcaattggaaaggaaggggttaaTTACAGCAAGATTGCTTGGAGCCTCAGTGGCCACCGGAGAGGTTTTAACCTTCTTGGATGCACATT GTGAATGTTTCAATGGTTGGTTGGAGCCTTTGCTTAGCAGAATTGCTGAGAATTATACTGCTGTAGTGAGCCCAGATATCTCCAACATTGATCTCAAAACTTTTGAAGTGATGAAACCAAATCCATACGGACAAAATCATAACAGGGGTAACTTTGATTGGAGTCTGTCATTTGGATGGGAAGCTCTCCCTAATCAtgagaagaaaagaagaaaagaTGAAACTTATCCTATAAA GTCACCAACGTTTGCTGGTGGGCTATTTGCTATCTCCAAGCAATATTTTGAACACATAGGTGCCTATGATGATCAGATGGAAATATGGGGTGGTGAGAACATCGAAATGTCCTTCAGG GTATGGCTATGTGGTGGACAATTAGAAATACTACCATGTTCTGTCGTAGGTCACGTCTTCCGTAGCAAAAGCCCCCATACTTTCCCCAAAGGTACTCAGGTCATAGCCCGTAATTTGGTACGGCTGGCTGAGGTATGGATGGACGACTACAAACTGATATTTTACAGACGAAATAATCAAGCAATGCAGATGTTCAAAGAG aaaacTTTTGGAGACATTACAGAAAGGCTTGAGCTAAAACAACGTTTGCAATGTAAGAACTTCACTTGGTACCTGAAGAATGTTTATCCAGAGTTATTTACACCTGAGCAGTCTCCTCAACATTTTGGTGCT ATTAAAAATGAGGGTTCGCAAACCTGTCTCGACGCTGGTGAAAACAATGCAGGTGGAAAAGAGCTAATAATGTATACATGCCATGGTCTTGGAGGAAACCAG TACTTTGAATATACCTCAATGCATGAAATTCGACATAATATCAGGAGGGAATTGTGTGTTCATAACTTAGACGGCAATGCTTTCCTTCAGGGATGTGCGTACCAAAATTCAAACAACTTTGTTCCATCAGAGCAGAAATGGGAGCTCAAG GAGATGCTTCTCATAAATCAAGCTTCAAAAGAGTGTTTAAGTGCAAGAGGTGAAAAACCCAGCCTGGCACCGTGCAACCCTTCTGATCAATATCAAAGGTGGATTTTCGGCTAA